AGGATAAGAATCGGTAGAGATCGAAATATACCTACCATCTACCTCCAAAGTTTGAGATCAATATGTCCAGATATTAGCCTGCTGCAGAAATTGGGATCGGCTAGTGAAATTTAGGTCAAGGGCCGAAGTCTGAACCGATTGGAATCTAATGTAATATGTTTAGGAGGATCACGGAGATAGGGATCATTGGAGCCCGAAGCTAGGAGTGGGGCGGTCCGGTGTTATGTATTGAATGACCTCCTTCACATAATCCTCCTCATGATTCGGAGAAATATATTTACCTCTGAATCAGGTATATTCATCTCCAATAATGTTGTGGTGCCGATCCTGTACACTTCATCACATTCCTTTCCGCTAGCTCATGCCTTCGGCCTAGATGACAAATTACCCCCAACACAATTGATTAATTAGGGATGAGATGAGGTGGAGTATTGAACAATTTGGAGATAAATTGACATGAAGAGGAGATTATTGAGATAAGATCTATCGAAACCAAGGAGCAGGTTCTATGGTGCTTGATCACTTATTATTTTCAGGCCTAGGAGCTTTTTACGGGGATGCTCGAGAATGATGTGTGTGAAACTAAATTTGCATTtagatattttattaataagtttatactttataattttatttttatatttgtgtGAAATCATATGATAATTTGGAGCTTAGTCCTCCATAACAAATGGACAAGAACATTTGATTTTCGTTACTCAAAGATCCTCTTATATGTGAGCAATCAAATATGAGGGCAACCATGTGCTTTTAGAAGTTTCAAAACACATAAAGCACACAGGCATGCAATATAGACAGTATAATAGTACATaccaatatattaaaaataatatttaatatattgtgCACATAAGCAACGTAACCTCCTATTTTGCTAGTTTGCTTTATAGCGAGCCTAATGTATTTGATTCCTCTTCTCATATTATAGGGCTTCGCACCGTCTTGTTCCATCCTCAATGAAATGTTGCATGGATTTCCAACCAGattaaaaacaagaaaaaaaagtagaaagagctttttaaaaaaaaaaaaaactcatcaaaACATTTGAGTTTACCAATTTGGTTGATTGGATCATTGATTTGGTTGATATATAATCATTTATTtggttgagatatttttttttgtcctttcaatatatatatatatataatatataataataataataataatactctGTGAAAGAGTATTGGATATTGCTAATTAACTTCTTAAATGAGTTTTATTATACCATCTAGAAAAAACACCTCTTcacattaaattatattatttaatatatgtATTATTTAAAGTTTTAAATTTCATGGAACGGGACTATCCAGATTTTTTTATGGAATGGGATGCGCCACCGTTCTGCCCCATCCCAATACTTGAGACAGAGGATGTCTCAAGATGTCCCGATCAGAATGTTGAGATGCCAGTGGGACACTCTGTTCCGACACGTAGGATGGTACCTCATCTCGGTGTCCTATGAAACGTTCTGCTGGGACCTGAATTCCtgctattattatattcttacaattaaaatctatttatatagatagttaAGAATATAAAGTGATCCTAAAAATttgaattaatattattttattatttatatatatatatatatttaatttaatcagatctagaaaaaaaattattttcatatattcaGTCCCATTGTTTACTTGGTAATAGGGATGGCAATAGAATATGGGTCTAGTAGGCCATCATTCATACCCATCTTATATTTGGAAACGGTATGTCCATAACCATCACTATCTGCTTTAGGGTGGAGCAGGCCAATAGAGTTAAATGGAATGGATTGGAATAGATTAGGCTGATAAAActgtaaaaattaattttttaatataaaaaataaatttaaaaatataaaaataaatctcaatattctatataatattaaatagtaTAAGAGTTGAAAACCATAGGATATAACAAACTAAAGTTTTAATAAtagtataaataataaatataaatatttttttttaagaagtcaATTATCTTCTAAATTAAGAAAAGAAATTGACTAAAAATCTTGAACAATTAAGTATATATCTTATAGACTTCTACATAATCAATTATGATCTTTCTCACGATTGTtaacaatatttttttatctattattACTATAATTATCATAATCATCAAAGTTTATATatcatcaaatcaaaattaagataAATATTTTTGACATCCGTATCTATTCGAAGCTACCAAGTCttagaagaaaaattatctttGCCTCCGGCTCTATATAGATCGGTTAAAATCCCATTAAGGTTAGGTTGAGTATAGCAAATTgatagtataatttttttttaaaaaaaaatccttgcTAATTTGTGGATGTATTTACTcgagaataatataatatttttgattttactaAAAGGTCCGTTTGatttgtaaattttttaaatttttataaatcacTAAATCATACGTAATTATTTCCTGAAACGGAAAAGGATCAGGAATATTAATAACTCCATATCAAAGGCGATGAATTGCAGATTTTGTATATGACTTGGAATGATGTGCCCGGTGCCGGTAGCTTCCATTGCACTTCATTCCGAGCACCCAACCCGATGCTCCGCTCGCTCTCTGGTCCGCTCCTCTCCTTCCGCCGCCGCCCGTCCCCCTGCTTCCTCCTCCGCCCCCTCTCCACCGCCGCCTCGCTGCCTCGCCGCCACCCGACGGCGAAAGACGCCTACTTCGCCGTGGTCCACCACATCGCGGGCATCGTCCGGCGCGACTTCTACCTGGAGCGCACCCTGAACCGCCTCCGCCTCCCCCCTCCCACGCCAGACCTTGTCATCCGCGTCATTCGCGCCACCGCCCCCGCCACCCCCCTCCCCGCCCTCCGCTTCTTCTCCTGGGCTCGCTCCCGCCCCTCCTACCGTCCCTCCGCCGCCGAGTTCGACGCCCTCCTCCTCCCCATCGCCCGCGCCCGCCTATGGCCCCACCTCTGGTCCCTTGCCGCCGACATGCGAGCCCTCTCCCTTCCTCTTTCGCCGGACTCGTTTGCCGCCGTCATCGACGCCTACGGCCGCGCCGCCCTCCCCGACCTAGCCGTCGAGGTCTTCAACCGCCTCCCCCGCTTCTCATGCCCCCAGACCACCGCCGTCTACAACGCCCTCCTCTCTGCCCTCTGCCGCGCTGGCAACTTTCACGGCGCCTACGCCCTCCTCCGCCGCATGGCCCGCAAGAACGTGTCCCCAGACCGCCAGACCTTCGCCATCCTCGTCGATGCATGGTGTGCCGCTGGCAAGTTCCGCGAAGCCCAGGACATGCTCGAGGAAATGTCCCAGAGAGGCTTCAAGCCCCCGGTCCGCGGCCGCGACCTCCTCATCGACGGCCTCGTTCGCGCTGGCTATCTCGAGTCAGCTAAGGACATGGTCCTTCGGATGACGAAAGAAGGGATCTTGCCGGATGTTTCCACCTTTAATTCCCTTCTGGAGGCTCTCTGCAAATCGGGTGAGGTCGATTTCTGCGTGGGGGTTCTCCAGGATGCGAGCGATTTGGGACTCTGCCCGGATGTCTCTACGTACAAGATACTGATCCCGGCTGTCTCCAAGATGGGCAAGATCGAGGAGGCTTTTAGGCTATTCTACAGTGCAGTTGATGATGGGCACAAGCCGTTCCCGAGCTTATATGCGGCAATTATCAAGGGCTTGTGCAAGGCAGGGAGGTTTGCTGATGCATTCAGCTTTTTCAGTGATATGAAGGTGAAGGGGCACCCGCCAAACCGGCCAGTGTACACAATGCTGGTAAAGATGTGCGTGAGGGGAGGGAGGTATGTGGAGGCCGCCAACTATCTGGTGGAGATGACGGAGATGGGACTGGTGCCGATGGTGCAGAACTTTGATATGGTGGTTGATGGGTTAAAGCATGTGGGAAGCATGACCTTGCAAAGAGGATGGAGCACTTGGAGGTCTCGCTGAGGGGTGACTGacttttgattgttaattgggATTTGTTtattcaaggaaaaaaaaaattatgatccacCATTGAATTCTTTCATTTATATGTTAAATCTGATGAGCCTGGTATGCGTCACAATACTTCATCTGCAAATGATGGTTACTTTCACGAATCTGTTTAGGTAAGAGCTgcttttttccctttttccccCTGACCCCCGGATATCCTCTTGTATGTTCACCATGTGTACTATCATTGAGTAATGTAGATGTTATTTTTGACTAGGATCAAGcactataagttgatcaaatgagTGGATACTATATTGGTAGATAAAATTTTGTATTTCAACCTTGACTAGGATCAAGTGGTTGTATTGAACAGATTTCTAACCTAACAAATTTATGAATGATTTGCCAATTGCTCATGATACTATAATAGTTGTTATCATTTTCAATTTTGAGGCATATTTATAAATTCTTTAGTTATCACATGGTATCTAAGTGATCCTAAAGTCCCAATGTATGTGTGCTCCCAAATGCTAAGTTTTACATATCTCTTTGGGTCACAAAAATTTATTCGGTTATATATGCAATTATCTCCCTAACTAGGTAATGGATAAAAGAAGAGATACAAAGTGATCATAGAAGAGAAAGACAAGATCATATGGATGAAAAGAGGGAGGAAAGGTGTGAAATACCATAATCATAGAGATATGCAGAAAAATCCACCTAGAGCATAAGCTTTTTATTCAACTCAGAAATATTGCAAAACTCTTCCTTCACAACCTTGCAATGCTGCTTATAAAGGGAAGAACAGAGTAACTCGAAAAAATTTAGAGCATTGTATTTAAATCTATTCCTGCTTGACCCAAAACCTATTTCTAAACTTGTGTGCTTCACCAAGAGGAGTACATGTGTATGACTTAAATAAGCAATAATTATGATGTCTTACATATGAAAACAGACCCAAATTTGTTTTCAGTAATTGATATTAAAATGCTAATTTCATTCCTATGCATTCTATTTCCATGTCCTTCCCATTCTGACTCCAGTGCAGATGATTTTGGATGTGCTAGAAAGGTTACTATATGGGCTTGACAATGATATTAAGCTCATCTTTAAGGATACATTTGGTCACTTGGAAAAGGCTTTGGTAAACTGAAGTTTTTAGAAAATGGAGTTCTCTAGGTCTTTGGATGGTGGGAAAACTAAAATAATACATAAGCTAGTTTTTCcaaattttgagttttttttttttttttggaaaacatttttctttcctttttcacaTTGTCCCAAACAATCACACCCTCAATGCAAAGCATTCTTTTCTCAGTAAAGCaatttttgataattataatCTGAGGATAGACTGCACCATGCTTTAATAACTAGTCCCAAGGTTTAAACTGCCCTTCCACTGCCCCATGCTTTTATTTGCTTAAAGCTagatttcatcataatctttGTTGCACAGGACTCATCCTTGAGCCAATTGATCTTTTTAAGTTAGTCACATGTTGATGCATGATGTAAGGGTTTTTGAAGGTTCGATTTTTTTCCTAGAAAGTAAGAACTATAAAGGATTTTGTCAAACAAAGTTGTTGATGCCCATTTTGCTTGTATTTGTTGCACTCTATAAGTCCATATGATGAAGGTTGTTACACATGCATGTGACCTGGATGATACCATTATCCTTTGTGCCACGTAGGTTGCATTAGCTACAAGTATGACTATTTCAAGGAGAATATGCATATAATTTGTGAGTTGCGTTAGCTACAAGTATGACTATTTAAGGAGAATATGCATAGAATTTGTGAGAAACGTTACTTAAGTGCCACTAATACAAGACTTGCCAACCTTTGAGGTTCTGCAACTGTTTGTCAAGGAGAATATATGTGGCAATTACAAGAAATGTTAGATTTAAGCGTTGATGGCATGGGATGTGCCAGACAATGGCTGGCATGATATGAAATGTGTCATGCTGTTCTAACATGCATTCATGCCATGCTAAGGCAATTTTTTTTGTTCTTAAAAAAGGTGGAGTTAAgagcctttttttattttttatataggaCTTAATATGTGCCTTCCTGACCCAAAGCCTTAAGCTGATATGGGCCTGACATGAGCCAACAGTCATAGTCAGAACATACCTAATGTCAATAGAGAACAAAGAACTTAGCTCAACAATATGATGTGACCATTGTCGTGTCCTTTGTACCTAACTTTGATAGCTTGTGAGGAgtttaaaacttaaaattttgacaaagataattTGACAATGAATTCTTTGATGCAGTATTTCTTAATCAATGTTTATTATTTGCCAAATAGCCTGCTTCCCGACAATAAGGGATATTAATGCATAATATACTACGTTTGACATCCTggattcaattttttctttatggcATGAATTGTTGAACTTAAGTGATTCAACATCATACACCTCAACCATATAACAACTCATTAGCTCTCCCTTAATGCCTTTTTGTGGAAGCTTTTCATTGACTTGTAGTAATCTGCCTTATCTGTGGACACTGTTTTATGCCTGATTTCGCAATAACTAAAGCATCATAAGTTCAAACACTTCCCCTTTTCAGCTTTTTTGGTGATATGAAGGTGAAAGTGCACCAATTGAACCAACGGACACAAAGTTGGTGAAAGGTGTGCATGCAGGGAGGAAGGTATGGTGGCAGACGGTGAACTGTTGAAGCATTGCAGAACAACGATCTTGCAAGGGGGATGAAGCAGTATGGGCAACTGACTGACTGATTGTTGAATGGGATTTGTTTATATGAGGAAAGAAAATTGTAATTTGCCGGGAAATTCATTCATCTGTAAGGTTACTCTGATGAGGCTGGTATCGCATGCTGTGTTCTTGGCATCACTTGTGATGCAAAACTTCATCTACAGTTGATGGGTTAGCTTTGCCAAATCTGTTCAGGTATAATCTGCCTTTCACAACTATGTTGTTTTTATACTCATCACCATGCATCTATGTTAGGTAGGTAAGAACTTTTTCCCGGACTTGGAGAATGTGACGAACTTGattgcagttttattttttccaTGTTTCAAAAGGTTGAATTGTGCAAATTTCTAGCCTAACAAAGTATGAATGGTTAACCAATTGCTTATGCTTGTGACATATATGTATGACCTTTTTATTTCTTGTTTTATTCCTTTATGAGACATAATCTCAGCAGAAATCTAAAACTACTCATTATTCTtttcaaatattaataaattcgGGAGTTATCACATAGCATCTAAGTGATACTAATGTTCCATCCTAAATAAATAGTTAAGTTTTGTGCATCTCATTGGGTTGTGTGGTCTAGAATCTATTCCATTCATGGTATTCCATACTGGTCCGAACCGGTTGGTACACCCTGTACCATACTGTATCGGCAGGGAACCGGTTCGGTTCAGGCCGGTTTTTCGGAAAATAGTTGGAACCGACCGAACCGGGTTCGGTATGGTATGGCCGAACCATCCGATACCGGACGGTTTGGTCTGGTATGGAGTGTATGGCACCGGTATGGTGcagttttttttctttcttttttttttttttggccattggatggattttttttgatttttttattgcgGTACGGTATGGTATAGTACGATACCGTACCGGCCAGCAATCGGTATGGATTGCAATATCGAGTCTGCGAATCTTGATTCCATTGTTTTTGACGTGAAAATTGCCCAACTCTGTACTAAATGATGTAAAAAGAAAGACTAAATTgtttaaagagagaaagagacgtAAAAGGAAGGAAAAGTGCGAGACATCAAAGCTTTAAAAGATGTGGAAAAATTATCTAAAGCCTAAGCTTTGCTCAACTCAGAGATTATTGTCAAAACTCTGCTTTTACAATCATGTGATGCTTCTTTGAGAGAACTACATATCTGTGACCTAAACAAGCAAGAGTTAAAAGTTGTCCTTATGGATGAACTTACTTTTGTGTATGATGACCAATATTAACATGCTAATTTCATCATAATGGCTGTTGTTTCATTATCTTTCTCATTTGGACTCCAAAGCTGAATGATTTCAGATATGCCAGAAAGCATATTCCATGTGCATTTACAAGTGATGCTAGGCTTGTCTTTAAATTCAAATattcatttttgttgaagcaatcTTTCAACAAATATTATCCAAGGATGCTACTACATCTTTTCCTAAACTGGTTTCAAGGGCTGCTTCACCCTTTCAGCTTCACCATGCCTTTATCTTTCTTTGATCCTGATTGCATCATGTACTTGTTGCATAATATTCATCCTTGAGCAACTTAGCTTTGTGAAGCTAATCAcatgttaatttctaagataggGTCCAAAATATGCAGTTTAGGTTTGAGTATGATCCATATATCAATCGTTCCCTTATTTCTAAGCTGTAAAATCAGGAATTATGGACTTGTTGAACCATGTAGTTCATTCTGGCTTTGTTTGTATTTGTTGCTTTCAACAAGTTGATAGGATGAGGATTCTAAAACCTGCCTGTAACCTGGATGAAAGAGTTGTTATCTTGGTGGTGTCAGGTTGGTACCATAATGTGTGAACCATTTATAGGAAACATCATGACATATGTGATGGCCATAGATAACTCAATTAACAATTTGATGTGACCGTTTCCTTGCCCTTTACATGCAACCACAATAGCTTGTAGCAACCTTGATCACACATGTTTCACCAGTTATTCTTGGTAATGAGGTCAACAGGTGCAATATTTTCTGATCTACCATTGTTCATCACCAAATCATTTGCTTCCCCCTAATTGTACAATTCATAATATACTCTCTCACCAAATTTTAGCTTGTATGGAATGAATAGTTGAATTTAAGTGATTCATTCCTCATTCATCTCAATAGAGCAACACCTACTTGGAAGCTTTCCCTTGACATGCAGTGACAACCATTATATTATGGACACTCAAAATGTTGTGACTCCTTTCACTATAATGAAAGCATCACATGTTCAAGTACTTGCCATTTTGAACTTGTACTTTGATGACTGTTTAAGGAGGAATCAGGATAGATGGTGTGGGGCATCAATGAAGGTTTTCTTCAATGACACATCTATTTTATTTGTGTTGAagttttctagaaatatgataaACATTTTTTATGTTTGAAACTCAAAATTAGCCATGGCATCCCCATAGATTTCTTTAAATTTAGAAGCACTCTGGCTATTGACTCATCTCCTATTCATATTGGTTGCTTTCCTACCCTCGAATCATTTCACAAGGTTTTCATTTGTTCATGGTATTTACCCTTTGATGCATGCAACAATATTTCTGCATGTGGTGGAGGACTTTGCGAGTGAGGTATTGAGGTAGTATAAATTGGATTAAGacggaaaaaaaaatcatttcatcATACTTCAGTTTCTACAGTACCTTTTAAGTAATCTGCAAAGGTTATGAACTAGGAAAGTGTtatatctcttttttctctcaGAGAAACAAAGTATTGTAGTCACGATTGGAGTTTTTTCATTTCAACGTTCTTTCAATTTTACTTTTAAGATTGTAGTACTTGGTCATTTCTGTTATTCACTAGTTTGCACCCTAATTTTTGACCCTTCTTCTAGGTATAACCTTTTTCAGTGTCTTATTTCTTGTTAGACAAATCATATGTTGTACAGTCAGATCAGAAGCAattctccatttttttctttaCTCGTATGTGGTTGACATGGCTTTCCTATGGTATCTGATTGTATTGAAGGCCTGTTCAAGATTTGCCTTACCGGTCAATACCAGAAACTATACCAGATTACTATACCATACCAATACTAAACTGGTGCGCAGTTTCGTACCATACCAATACTCAGTACGCCTCGTCATCTCATACCATACTGCATACCGAtactgtaataggatggtaccagTACAAGGTCCGTACCGAGATGGTGAATCTTGATTTagattaagatgatttttattCATCATTGTCACCCGAGTCTTTTCGATCAAATATGGGATTGTCTACACAACATGACTCAATTTTGAGAAGGCTTAATAGGTTGAACACGTTTGTAACCAATTCTCAACTAGATGTCAACACGATAGAAAATATTGTCAAAGCAAAACTAGGCAAGAGAGTGGCTTGTCATGTGTATGGCAAGTTGGTGGTTAGGGAGATCTACTCCATCAGTCATAGTTTAATTTCATGCAACCAAGGAGCAACCCTTCAGAATTCCTCTGGACTTGCAAAGGATATAGAAGAAGGGGGAAGATGATAACTTTTGATGAAGTTGTTTGCATCTCAAAAGCACAAATAAGCTAAAGAACCAAATGAAAAGCAGCCTCATAGAAAAGATCTTTagttaaattcaaaaaatatcaCAATGATTGCAGCAAGAGTATAACAAAGACTTTTTTTATCCTGTTGACAACATCCTTGCCTTGCTTGAGCTGGCTTTATGGCTTCTTTGCTGATCATCCTATTAAGCGCTAAATTTATTATAGTACAAGGATTTCCTTCTCCTTTATCATTACTTCCGTCTGTTTTATGTTTGGCTCCTTTTTCCAATCCATTCCATACATGCCTGTGTGCCTTTCCTATTTGGAGCCTCCTTATTGTTCTAGAACCTAAACACACGATTTCCAGCATAATCCCATCACTTTGCTCTTGGTGCATCTCTTATGCTTCCTTGTTTCTCACCCTGTTTTTCCTAATTTTGTTGCATCCACCTGAATATCCTCATGCCTGCACATaattaaaaatagaaaagaaaaaaaagaaaaaaatagaaagacatgttgagaggaaaaatagaaaaatagaaaaataattatactatttttcaaaaaaatagaaacatCAAAGTATTGAGAAAACATGTTGggaaagatttttggagaaatgaTGTCATCTTTTCAGAGAAgaaaaatgatattattattatattactaCAACAACTCCTAGATCACACTAGACACTAGCCTTAAGCAAGCAAGCTTTACCCCATTTCTATGAGGTATGCCTGATTAAGCAAGATATGATCCTTCAAAATTTGAAAACTTGTTCTGTAGCTTTTTGAGTTAATTGTGTTTTAATCCTCTGGGAATAGGTACTTCAACTCTCATGGACACAACTTTGACCAATGGAGGGACTTGCCACAATCCATTAACCTAATAGGCATATAAGACCTTCTACTTTACCACTTATTAGCTTTACCTCTTGGCTTTAGGGAGCCACTCTTTGAGGCTCCTCTAGACCTGAAAAGACTGCAAACAGAGAGGCATCAGGAAagtttgattttgggatttgcaATCATCTGTTTGGCACGTTGTTTAAGTCTAAAAGCCAACATATCCTCATCAATTACTGTGGTATGCTTGAAGTTGGAATGGGTAAAAGTGCCTGGTTAGGATTAGATAAAAACATGTTaacccaaataaaaaaaaaattcatctgctCTACTCTTAACAATGTCATGCTTATGAATTAGAGGTAAGAACCTGCATtttcagaaaaataaaatcatatgGCAAGTCAACCATTACATGGTCAATGATCATAATTCCTTTTTTACTTCCCTTTATTATTATGTTTACTAGAATTTCTCTGAAGAACTATAATTAAAATCCTACCAGCATAATAAAAGGATCCACtattgaaaaaatcaaaaagataacAGAGGTCATAAAAGCAAAAGTTGTTTATGCCAAAAAAGGAACAGAGCAAATTATTTTTGAGGAAAAATAGTTGTTTTCTTTTAGGCAAAATAGatttaagatatatttagaaagAAGAATTGAAGAGCTTAGATTTTGAGAAAATTTAtgattctatcatatgaagaGATAGAACCAAAGACATGGTTATCGCAAAAATACCCAAAATAGCACCAACAGCTTGACTTTTTTAACAAATTACCACCCAAGGTAGCAGAAGGAGAAGTAACACATAATAaaagagatttgcaaggagatgAACAATGTGACATCAAGGTAGAAAATTTGCTTACAATTCTAATACCATAGATATTCTTTTTGCTAAACAAGCTTTTCCTCCATCATTTCTGCGTGATGATATGTGACATAAAGTTTATAGGAAATGAAAGGCTGAAGGGAGGAGGATAGGCTTGAATTGAAGTAGTGTGGAGGGTGGAATCCGAGTAACATGGAAAAAGGGGTTTGGGTTTAGGGCTGTTGGAGAAGAGCAGGGGGACAgtggaggggagaaaggagaggagaggGTGGAGGTGGTGCGGCAATGGTGTTATTAGAGAGGAGGGTGGGATCTAGATAGTGTGGTAGAA
The sequence above is a segment of the Elaeis guineensis isolate ETL-2024a chromosome 7, EG11, whole genome shotgun sequence genome. Coding sequences within it:
- the LOC105048893 gene encoding LOW QUALITY PROTEIN: uncharacterized protein (The sequence of the model RefSeq protein was modified relative to this genomic sequence to represent the inferred CDS: inserted 1 base in 1 codon), with protein sequence MLRSLSGPLLSFRRRPSPCFLLRPLSTAASLPRRHPTAKDAYFAVVHHIAGIVRRDFYLERTLNRLRLPPPTPDLVIRVIRATAPATPLPALRFFSWARSRPSYRPSAAEFDALLLPIARARLWPHLWSLAADMRALSLPLSPDSFAAVIDAYGRAALPDLAVEVFNRLPRFSCPQTTAVYNALLSALCRAGNFHGAYALLRRMARKNVSPDRQTFAILVDAWCAAGKFREAQDMLEEMSQRGFKPPVRGRDLLIDGLVRAGYLESAKDMVLRMTKEGILPDVSTFNSLLEALCKSGEVDFCVGVLQDASDLGLCPDVSTYKILIPAVSKMGKIEEAFRLFYSAVDDGHKPFPSLYAAIIKGLCKAGRFADAFSFFSDMKVKGHPPNRPVYTMLVKMCVRGGRYVEAANYLVEMTEMGLVPMVQNFDMVVDGLKHXGKHDLAKRMEHLEVSLRGD